The stretch of DNA CAGCCGCCGCCACGGTGGCCGCGATATCGCCGTTATTCACCGCGATATGATTGTCCTTGATCAACAGCCCGTCGTCCATCCGCAGGCGGTGGTTCGACGCCCCTCCCATCGCGCTGGCATACTTCGACAGCGCGCGCAGCCCGGGAATGGTCTTGCGCGTATCGAGCACGACGGCCTCGGTCCCGTCGACCGCATCGGCAAACCGCCGGGCCATCGTGGCCATCCCGCACATCACCTGAAGCGTGTTCAGCGCCGAGCGTTCCGCCGCCAGCATGGCGCGCGCGTTGCCGTGGAGCGTCATCAGGTCGCGCCCCGCTTCGACCCGCTCGCCATCCTCGACCAGCAATTCGATCTCGACGTCCGGGTCGAGGTGGCGGAAGAAAGCGGCGGCGACGTCCAACCCCGCGACCACGATTTCCTCGCGCGTGTCCATCACCGCCTCGAACATCGCCCCTTCGGGCAGCGTCGAAGCGGAGGTGACGTCACCGCCCGAGCCGAGATCTTCCTGCAGGACGGTGTCCACGAATTTGTCGATGTCGAAATCCTCGAGCGGGTCGCTCATGCCTTCTTCCCCTCCCCAGCGCGCGCGACTTCCGCGACGAGACCCATCGCGTTCGCGCTCGTCGGCTGCCAGTGCGCATCGTCGGCATTGCGCGCATAATGATGCTGGCGCCGCTCGACGAACTCGTCGCCGTCCCAGCCGATCACCGTAACGACGCAGTTGAACCGGTTCGCCTCGATCAGGTTGAAGCTTGCCGGTTCGATCTTGATGCGTGTGGAAAATGCCGTGCCCGCCTGGATCGCCAGCGCCGACCCGTCGCCCTTCGGCAGGTCGAGCGAGCGGTGCACGCTCGAGGTATGGTTGTGCCCGGTAAGGATGAGGTCGATCCCGCAATCGTCGGTCGCGTTCACGGCCGCGACCTGGTTCTGCACCGCATCGCCCAGCTTTTCCCCGCGCGGAAGTTTCCACAACGGGTGGTGGCACGTCAGGATGCGCAGCGCATCGAGCGAGGCAGCCTCGAACTTCTCGCGCATCATCGCGATCTGATCGTCGGAAATCTTGCCGTTCTTGATGACGAGTCCGCGCGCCGTGTTGAGCCCCAGGATGGCGATGCCATCCTGTTCCACCCACGGATTGAGGTCATCGCCCCATTTTCCCATATGCTTGACGTAGTCCGCCGTCGGCCGGGTGAAACGCTTGACGAGATCGAAGCTCGGCACGTCATGGTTGCCGGGCACGACGATCAGCTTGTGACCCCGGTCCTCGATCTTCTGCAGCCACGCGCGCGCCAGCTCGTATTCGCCGGGATCGTTCCATTGGGTGAGATCGCCTGCGACGATGACGTAGTCGGCGTGCGTGTCGCCGATGAACTGCTCGCAGGCAGCGACCAGATGTTCCTCGTGAATTCCGAAATGGACGTCGGACAGGTGCAGGATACGATGCATGGAGAAGTGAATGCCCCGCTCTTTCGATTAGTTCAGAGGGACGCTAGGCAGGCCTTATGGATCGCACAACCGCCAACACCGGCACCAAAGCGGTCAGCGACCGGCTGGCCTTCGACGAGAACGCGCTGCTGGCGTGGATGGAAGCGGGGGTCGCCGGATTCGAAGGCCCGCTGACCGTCGAACAGTTCAAGGGCGGCCAGTCTAATCCCACCTACAGACTGTCGAGCCCGTCGGGCGACTATGTTCTTCGCCGCAAACCGCCTGGGAAGCTCCTGAAGGGCGCCCATGCGGTCGAGCGAGAGTATCGCGTCATGTCGGCCCTGGGCGAACAGGGGTTCGCCGTTCCGGCGACGCACGGGCTGGAAGAGGACGAAAGCGTCATCGGGACACCCTTTTTCGTCATGAACATGGTCCCAGGGCGAATCGTCTGGGAGGCGCATTTTCCCGGGATCGAGGACAAGGCCGCCCACTTCGACGCCATGAACGCGACCATCGCGCGGCTGCACGGCTACGATCCGGAGGCGATCGGGCTCGGCGACTACGGCAGGGGCGAGGCGTTCGTGGAACGTCAGGTCAAACGCTGGTCGGACCAGTATCGCAAGGATACCGACGCCGGCCGGGTCGCGGCGATGGACGAACTTGTCGACTGGCTGGAAGACCATGCGCCCGATCGCTCGGACGAGCCCGTGCGGGTCATTCACGGCGACTTTCGCTGCGACAACATGATCTTCGCGCCGGACGCGCCGCGGGTCGATGCGGTGCTCGACTGGGAACTGTCGACGCTCGGCGATCCCGGGGCCGACTTCGCCTATCATCTGCTGATGTATCGCATGCCGTCGGCGGGGAGTTTCACGGGCCTCCTGGGCCGCGATCTCGACGACCTCGGCATCCCGAGCGAAGACGAATATGTCGCCGCCTATTGCGAGCGAACGGGGCGCGACGGGCTAGCCGACCTCGACTATCTCATCGTCTACAACATGTTCCGGCTGTGCGGAATCGTCCACGGTATCAAGGGACGCATCGCGCGCGGAAACGCATCGAGCGCCCATGCGGTCGAAACCGCAAAGGCGCTCGAACCGCTGGCAGAGCTCGCCCTCGCCAACGCGAAAGCGGCCCGGCTCTAGGCTGCCCTACTCGTCGCCCCCGTCGACCGGGAAACCGCGACGGCGAAGCAGCGCATCGACGTCCGGATCGCGACCGCGGAACTCGCGGTAGGCCTCGGCGCGGTCGGTGGCGTTGCCGGTCATCAGGATATTCTCGGCAAAGCGGCGCGCCACTTCGGAATCGTACGGATTACCCGTCTCGGCAAAGGCCTCCCACGTGTCCGCGTCCATCGTCTCCGACCAGAGATAGCTGTAGTAGCCCGCCGAATAGGCGTCGGACGAAAACAGGTGGTTGAAGTGCGGAAGGCGGTGACGCATCACCGTCTCGACCGGCATCCCGATATTGGCGAGCGCGGTCTTCTCGAATTCGTCGACATCCACGTCCCCGTCGGGATCGCGATGCAGCGCCATGTCGACGAGCGCGCTCGACAGATATTGGACCGTCGAGAACCCCTCGTTGAAGGTCGAGCTGGCCTCGATCTTGTCGAGCAGTTCCTGCGGCATCGGTTCGCCCGTCTCGTAATGCTTCGCGAAGCGGCTCAGGACCGGCTCGGTCAGCAGCCAATTCTCATTCACCTGGCTCGGATACTCGACGAAATCGCGCTGATTGCCCGCGAGGCTCGGGTAGTCGACGTCGACCAGCATGTAGTGGATCGCGTGACCGAACTCGTGCCAGAGCGTCTGCGCATCATCGAGGCTGATGAGCACCGGTTCGCCCGGTTGCGGCTTGTTGAAATTGTTGTTGTTGGTGAACAGCCCCGGCTCGTCCCCGGTCAGCTCGGTGCCGATGCGGAAGCTGTTCATCCACGCACCCGACCGCTTGCCGTCGCGCGCGTAGGTGTCGAAATAGAACAGGCCGATATTCTCGCCGGTCCGGCTGTTGTTCACCTCGAACGTGCGGATGTCGGGGTGATAGACCGGCACCTCGCCCGTATTCTCGGTCATGGTGATGCCGTACAACTGCTGCGCCGACCAGATCATCCCGTCGACCATGTTGTTGAGTTCGAAGTAGGGCTTCAACTCGTCCTGGCTGAGGTCGTAGCGATCCTTGCGCACCATCTCCTGATAGTAGCGGTAATCCCACGGCTGGATCTCGCTCACGCCGTCGCGGCGCGCGAAAACCAGCATGTCCTCGACTTCCTGGTCGACCCGCGCGACTGCGGCGGGCCAGACCTTCATCATCAGTTCCATTGCATTGTCGGGGGTGCCGGCCATCGTGTCCTGCATGCGCCAATGGGCGTGGCTCTCATATCCCAACAGGTCGGCGCGCTGGGCACGGACCTTCACGATGTCGGCGATCACCTGGTTGGTGTCGTTCGCATCGCCATTGTCGCCGCGGTTGACGAACTTGTTCCAGATCGTCTCGCGGAACGCGCGATCGGTCGCGAAGCTCAACACGGGATCGACCATCGAGCGGGTGTTCTTGATCGCGTAGGCGCCCATCGACTGGCTCTCGCCCGCCGCCCGGGCAGCGCTCACCACGTCGGACGGCACGCCCGCAAGCTGAGCCTCAGTCGCGGCAGTATAGACATTCTCGTCAGCCAGAACCTTGGCCGAAAAATCGCTGAACAGCTCGGCCAGACGGGCATTGTAGGCCGACAGTTGCTCCTTGCCCGCTGCGTCCAGCTCGGCTCCGTTGCGGACGTAGCTTTCGTAGCGACGCTCGAGCACGCGCATCTGCTGGCTCGTCAGGTCGAGGTTCTGGCGATTGTCGTACAGCGTCTTGATTCGCTGGAAGAGCGCTTCGTTGAGCGTCACTTCATCGTAGGCGGCCGCCAGCTTGGGGCTCCATTCGCGGTCGATCGCCTGCACTTCGGGCGTCGAGATGTTGCTCGAATAGACGCCGAAGATCGACTGGACGCGGTCCAGCCGCTCGCCCGATGTCTCGAGCGCATCGATCGTGTTGGCAAACGTCGGCGCGGCGGCGTTCGACGCGATCGCGTCGACCTCGGCCAGATATTCGTCGACGGCAACCGTATAGGCCTGGTCGAACATCGAGACGTCATATTCGTCCCACTGTGGGACGCCGCCATAGGGACCTTCCCATTCCTGCAGCACCGGGTTGAACGCCACCGCGTCGGCCCCCCGGTTATCGGCGGCCTGGGTGGCCATGGCGGCGGCGGTCGCGATCGCGGCGTCCTCGCCGACCGTGCCGCACGCAGCGAGCGAAAGGCTCGCGCAACCCGCGAGCAGAAGAGTCTTGGTCATGTTGGATTGGTCCTTCGGGAAATAACATTGCCATGGGTCTAGCATAGCCAAGCTGAACCTGACCGTAAGCTAGCTTTTCGCATCGTCCGCGTGGGCCAGATACGCCATCAGCCGCACGTCCACCGCAATGCCTTCGTCGCGCTTCGCGGCCACGAAGGACCCGATGTCGCGGAGCGGCACCTCATGCACTGTGATGTCCTCGCCATCGGTCCCTCCGCCCGCACCGACCTTCACGCACTCGTGCGCCCGAACGGCGGTGAAGCTTTCCGCTACGAGGCCGGGAGAGGAATAGAATTCGCCGATCACTTCGATCCGTCCGGGCCGATAACCGGTTTCTTCCTCCAGCTCGCGCTGCGCGGCCGATGCGACTGTGTCATCCTTGCCGCCGTCATCGTCGCCGATCAGTCCGGCAGGCAGTTCGAGGCATCGTTTTCCGATCGGAATCCGGTGCTGTTCGACAATCAGGAGGCGGCCTTCGATCAGGGCCTCGATCACCACCGCGCGGATCCCGCGGGCACGTCGGACATATTCCCAACGCCCATCCTTCACCGCGACGATGAAGTCGCCTTCGTATTTGATCTCGGGATCGCTCAACTACAGCTCGATAAGCTTATCGGGGATTTCGTTGGTATCCTCGCTCGACTTGGGGAAATGCTCTTCCAGCACCAGTCCGATCTCGTGAATCGCCGCGCAGATCCCGTCGGTAACGCGGCCCTCCTTCACCGGCCCCAGAAGCGCTGCCATGGCTTCCGCCCAAACTTCGGGCTCGACCGCTTCGGTAATTGCGTCGTCGTGCACGATCTCGGCGCGATGCTCTCCCATCGAAAGGTAGATGAGGATGCCCGTACGCCCGATCGTTCGCCGCTCCGCACCGGCCTTGTAGATGTCGATGGCGCGTCGCCGGACCCGCCGCGTCTTTGTCGCGGTCGGAGTGAGCGCCAGCCGCAACGGCATCCAGCGGAGCGCCAGCCACAACAGCACGAAGATCAGGAGCGAACCGAACAGCAGCATCGTCAGCAATGCCTGGACCGTGGGTTCTGCCCAGCCGCCGAACAGAGCGACTTCGACCCGTTCGAGGACACCCGGAAACGTCGCTGCCAATGCCAGCAGGATGAAGGTCGCGAGGATCGGCCATTGCAATCCCACGTCATGATACTTGTCGGACAGCTTGGCCGTCACCGCGATGATCTCGCCGTCCGATCGCTGTTCGGCCTTGGCGATCGCGTCCGAAACGCGCTGATGGTCCGCTGCGGTCAGTTCGATCATCTACCAGCCCCCCGATGCGCCGCCGCCGCCGAAGCCGCCGCCGCCGAAGCCGCCGCCGAACCCGCCACCGCCGAAACCACCACCGCCGCCGAAGCCGCCGCCCCCGCCCCAGCCGCCACGACTGCCCCGCGAGATCGCGTCCAAGCCCCACAGCATGATGGCGAGGTCGCCCGAATCCATGCCCCGCCGACGACGTCGCCGCCGCTTCTTCCCGCCCTTGCGGTCGTCATCGTCATCATCTTCGTCGTCATCGTCGCGCCCGCGATAGGCGCTGCCCATCCGGCTCATCCCGCGGAGAAAGCTCAACGCCACGAAAGCCATGACGAGGAGGATGAACGCCCCCGAAAAACCGCCGACCGAACCACTGCGCTGCTCTTCCTCGGCAGCGAGCGCGTCCGCGCGGGCGCGTGCCTCCGCCGGGCTGAGCGCCAGGCTCTCGAACATCTGCGTCAGCCCCGCCTCGATGCCACCCGCGAAATCGCCCGCCTTGAAGGCCGGGCTGATGGTGTTGCGAATGATCCGCCCCGCCACGATGTCCGGAAGGAAGACGCGGGCGCCATATCCCGTCTCGATGCGCACTTCGCGTTCCTCGCGCGCGACCAGAAGGATGACGCCGTCATCCTCTTCGGCATCGCCGACGCCCCATGTCCGCCCCAGCTGATACCCGTAATTCTCGATCGTCTGACCGCCCAGATCGTTGAGCGTGACGACGTAGATCGGCCGCCCGGTCGCATCGAAATTGTCCTGAAGCTTGCGATTGAGCGCCAGTTCCTCGGCATCGCTCAGGAAGGCACCCTGATCGAGAAACCAGCTATTTTCCGGCCGCGGAGGAAAGTCGATGTCCTGCGCCCGCGCGGGCAGCGCCCACGCCATCGCCATCGCAAGCAGCGCCAAGGACGCGGCGATCCAGCCGAAACCGGACCGCGCCGTGGACGCTTTTGGCGACTGGAAACGGTTGGTGAGCGCGTTCACCCCTAATTGTCGAATTCGACCTCGGGCGCGACGTCGGCGCCCGCGGCGGCTTCGAAGGGAACCTTGGGTTCCGCGCCGTGGATCACCTTCGCGCCGATCGCGTCGGGGAAAGTGCGGATCGTGGTGTTATAGTTGCGCACCGCCTCGTTATAGTCGCGGCGAGCGACAAGGATGGAGTTCTCCGTCCCTTCCAGTTGCACCATCAGGTCCGCGAAGCGTCCCTGCGACTGAAGCTCGGGATATCGTTCCATGATGACCGTGCCCAACAGGCTGCGAGCGCCCGACAGCTGCGCCTGCGCATCGCCATAGGCGCGCACGGCATCGGCATCGTCGAGCTGTTCGGGCGAAAGCTGGGTCGACGTCGCACGCGCACGTGCTTCGGTGATCTGCGTCAGCGTCGTCTCTTCCCGATCGGCAGCGGCCTCGACCGTTTCGACGAGATTGCCGATGAGATCGTTGCGACGCTGATATTCGGCCTGAAGATTGCCGAACTGGGCGTTCACCTGCTCCTCTGCCGTCGGCACGCTGTTGATCCCGCATCCCGCCAGGCCCAAGGCCGCCAGCGGGACCAGAAGCCCGGTTTTGCGCACGATGCTCATATCCCTAATCTCCCCGAAAACCACGTGTATTAGCCACATAGGACGGCTCGATGCCGTTTTCAATCGCGCCGCGATGGCATAGGGCGGTCGCGGAGACAATCATTCACGGGAGAACGCGACCCATGTGGAAAGACTTCAAGGCCTTCATCGCCAAAGGAAACGTCATCGACCTGGCGGTGGCAGTGATTATCGGGGGTGCATTCGCGCTCATCACCGCGGCGCTGACCGAAGACGTCATCATGCCGCTCGTCGGCGCCATTTTCGGCGGTCTCGACTTCTCCAACTATTTCGTTCTGCTCGGCGATATTCCCGAGGGATACGAAGGTTCGACGACCAACTATGCGGAATTGAAGGAAGCGGGCGCGCCCGTGCTGGGCTACGGCGCATTCGTCACCACCGTGATCAATTTTCTCATCCTCGGCTTCATCATCTTCCTGATGGTCCGCTGGGTGAAGTCGGTGATCGAACGCGAACAGGCGGCCGAACCCGAAAAGCCTGCCGAGCCGACCGAAGTCGAACTCCTCAAGGAAATTCGCGACGAACTGAAGGCTCAGCGGCCCACAACAACGCCGCCTTCGGCCTGATCCTGAAAGGGAAATGGGGGGTTTTCTGTTGCCCGGTAACCCCCCGAACCGCTGGAATCCCCTTCTGTTGCCCGGTGGGGTCCGACCGCGCTTATGGCTTTGTAACGTTCGCCCGTGAGGGCTACTGGTTACGCGGCAATAGCGAGTGCTTCGTTATCGTTAGCACTTGTGATGTTGAGCCGTTGCGGTGGACTCAAACCGGTCGGCAACCGGACCTTTACCACGCTCGTCGATCCTATTTCGCCCCCATCAGCAAGGGTGAATTTATCACCGTTGGTGGTGGAGGCGCCGGGGTACTGCCCCCCGGGTCCGATGCGCTTATTCCGTCCGATACTCTACCGACATAGCCGGTTGCCCGGCACACCCTAGATAGGACAGCTCGCCCCGCTCGACAAGTCGCGGGGAACCGTTCGCTTCCGGAACGATTCGACGGTCGTCCCGTTGTCCCCATGGAAAACTGGCCCGATAGAAGGCCGGAAAATCGCACATAACGAGGGAAACCCACATCATGAAAAAGATCACTTTTGCTATGACCGCTGCTGCCGCCGTCGCCTTGTCGGCGTGCAACCCGTCCGAAGACGCTGCCGGCGACGCCGTGGCCGAAGCGGGCGAAGAACGCACCGAGGCTCTCGAGGAAGCGGCCGATAACGCCGACACCGAAGCCGAAGAGGAACGTCTCGAAGCGGCCGCGGAAGAATCGAACATCCGAGCCGAGGCGCGCGAGGAAGTTGCCGAAGGCGACATGGAAGATGCACGCGAAATCGCTGACGAGCTGGACGAAGTCGAGCAATAGGGCAATTGGCCGAACGCGGCCAAAAACGATCACGCTACGCGGGTCGGCTCCCCATCGGGGGGCCGGCCCGTATGCATTTGATAGATTGACAAGTCGTCTCGGTGGCGGAACCATTATACCGGGATCGCCGTTGAGCGATTCAATGGTGTCACGTCCTCAATGGACGGACGCTGTGGAGACCATACTACTCAAGGGAATTACCACTATGAAGAAGCTCGTTATCGCCGTTGCCGGCGCCGCCGCCCTTTCGCTCGCCGCCTGCAGCGCGGAACAGGACCAGGAAGACATGGTCGAAGAGCAGAATGACGCCGAAGTCGAAGCCATGGAAGACCAGGCCGACATGATGGAAGACCAGGGCATGGAAGCGGAAGCTGACGCCATGGAAGACCAGGCCGACGCCATGGAAGAGCAGGGCGAAGTCATGGAAGAGCAGGCTGAAGACGCCGACGGCGACGTCCTCTAAGGACCCATCCGTTACCGTTCATTCAGTCTGAAGACCTTTCGATGAACCGGATCGTGTTTGCGTTTGCCGTACCGGCGGCGCTGACGCTCGCTTCCTGCGGAGTTGCGGAGGATGACGCCGAAGGCGTGATCGCTGCGGAAGAGCAGGAAGCTGAGAGAACCGACGACCCGGCCATCGATGCCGAAGCCGAGGCGCTTGAGCGTCAGGCCGAAGCACTCGAAGAACAGGTCGAAGCCGAAGAACAACGCGCCGAGGCGAACGCCGAAGCGATGTAAAACGGCAGCGGGCCGTCCCTCGGGGCGGCCCGCCATCGATAGGAAAACAGTCATGAAGAAAATCGCTTTTACGCTTCTCGCCGCTTCTGCCTTCACGCTGGCCGCTTGTGCCGGTGAGTCCGAAGAGGACGTGGCCGCCGACGACACCATCGTCGACGAAAGCTACGATGAGAATGCCGACAGCCTCGACGACACGATGGCGGACATGCCCGAAATCGACGAGCCGGTCGTTTCCGACCCGA from Sphingomicrobium sp. XHP0239 encodes:
- the nadC gene encoding carboxylating nicotinate-nucleotide diphosphorylase, whose product is MSDPLEDFDIDKFVDTVLQEDLGSGGDVTSASTLPEGAMFEAVMDTREEIVVAGLDVAAAFFRHLDPDVEIELLVEDGERVEAGRDLMTLHGNARAMLAAERSALNTLQVMCGMATMARRFADAVDGTEAVVLDTRKTIPGLRALSKYASAMGGASNHRLRMDDGLLIKDNHIAVNNGDIAATVAAAAGADHGLDVQVEVDRIDQIEPALAAGANRLLLDNMPPDVLREAVALVGGRVPLEASGGIDLSTIRAVAETGVDFISTSKITMGAPAVDIGLDFALSD
- a CDS encoding metallophosphoesterase family protein — protein: MHRILHLSDVHFGIHEEHLVAACEQFIGDTHADYVIVAGDLTQWNDPGEYELARAWLQKIEDRGHKLIVVPGNHDVPSFDLVKRFTRPTADYVKHMGKWGDDLNPWVEQDGIAILGLNTARGLVIKNGKISDDQIAMMREKFEAASLDALRILTCHHPLWKLPRGEKLGDAVQNQVAAVNATDDCGIDLILTGHNHTSSVHRSLDLPKGDGSALAIQAGTAFSTRIKIEPASFNLIEANRFNCVVTVIGWDGDEFVERRQHHYARNADDAHWQPTSANAMGLVAEVARAGEGKKA
- a CDS encoding phosphotransferase family protein encodes the protein MDRTTANTGTKAVSDRLAFDENALLAWMEAGVAGFEGPLTVEQFKGGQSNPTYRLSSPSGDYVLRRKPPGKLLKGAHAVEREYRVMSALGEQGFAVPATHGLEEDESVIGTPFFVMNMVPGRIVWEAHFPGIEDKAAHFDAMNATIARLHGYDPEAIGLGDYGRGEAFVERQVKRWSDQYRKDTDAGRVAAMDELVDWLEDHAPDRSDEPVRVIHGDFRCDNMIFAPDAPRVDAVLDWELSTLGDPGADFAYHLLMYRMPSAGSFTGLLGRDLDDLGIPSEDEYVAAYCERTGRDGLADLDYLIVYNMFRLCGIVHGIKGRIARGNASSAHAVETAKALEPLAELALANAKAARL
- a CDS encoding M3 family metallopeptidase, which produces MTKTLLLAGCASLSLAACGTVGEDAAIATAAAMATQAADNRGADAVAFNPVLQEWEGPYGGVPQWDEYDVSMFDQAYTVAVDEYLAEVDAIASNAAAPTFANTIDALETSGERLDRVQSIFGVYSSNISTPEVQAIDREWSPKLAAAYDEVTLNEALFQRIKTLYDNRQNLDLTSQQMRVLERRYESYVRNGAELDAAGKEQLSAYNARLAELFSDFSAKVLADENVYTAATEAQLAGVPSDVVSAARAAGESQSMGAYAIKNTRSMVDPVLSFATDRAFRETIWNKFVNRGDNGDANDTNQVIADIVKVRAQRADLLGYESHAHWRMQDTMAGTPDNAMELMMKVWPAAVARVDQEVEDMLVFARRDGVSEIQPWDYRYYQEMVRKDRYDLSQDELKPYFELNNMVDGMIWSAQQLYGITMTENTGEVPVYHPDIRTFEVNNSRTGENIGLFYFDTYARDGKRSGAWMNSFRIGTELTGDEPGLFTNNNNFNKPQPGEPVLISLDDAQTLWHEFGHAIHYMLVDVDYPSLAGNQRDFVEYPSQVNENWLLTEPVLSRFAKHYETGEPMPQELLDKIEASSTFNEGFSTVQYLSSALVDMALHRDPDGDVDVDEFEKTALANIGMPVETVMRHRLPHFNHLFSSDAYSAGYYSYLWSETMDADTWEAFAETGNPYDSEVARRFAENILMTGNATDRAEAYREFRGRDPDVDALLRRRGFPVDGGDE
- a CDS encoding NUDIX hydrolase, with translation MSDPEIKYEGDFIVAVKDGRWEYVRRARGIRAVVIEALIEGRLLIVEQHRIPIGKRCLELPAGLIGDDDGGKDDTVASAAQRELEEETGYRPGRIEVIGEFYSSPGLVAESFTAVRAHECVKVGAGGGTDGEDITVHEVPLRDIGSFVAAKRDEGIAVDVRLMAYLAHADDAKS
- a CDS encoding TPM domain-containing protein, which encodes MIELTAADHQRVSDAIAKAEQRSDGEIIAVTAKLSDKYHDVGLQWPILATFILLALAATFPGVLERVEVALFGGWAEPTVQALLTMLLFGSLLIFVLLWLALRWMPLRLALTPTATKTRRVRRRAIDIYKAGAERRTIGRTGILIYLSMGEHRAEIVHDDAITEAVEPEVWAEAMAALLGPVKEGRVTDGICAAIHEIGLVLEEHFPKSSEDTNEIPDKLIEL
- a CDS encoding TPM domain-containing protein, producing MNALTNRFQSPKASTARSGFGWIAASLALLAMAMAWALPARAQDIDFPPRPENSWFLDQGAFLSDAEELALNRKLQDNFDATGRPIYVVTLNDLGGQTIENYGYQLGRTWGVGDAEEDDGVILLVAREEREVRIETGYGARVFLPDIVAGRIIRNTISPAFKAGDFAGGIEAGLTQMFESLALSPAEARARADALAAEEEQRSGSVGGFSGAFILLVMAFVALSFLRGMSRMGSAYRGRDDDDEDDDDDDRKGGKKRRRRRRRGMDSGDLAIMLWGLDAISRGSRGGWGGGGGFGGGGGFGGGGFGGGFGGGGFGGGGASGGW
- a CDS encoding LemA family protein, whose product is MSIVRKTGLLVPLAALGLAGCGINSVPTAEEQVNAQFGNLQAEYQRRNDLIGNLVETVEAAADREETTLTQITEARARATSTQLSPEQLDDADAVRAYGDAQAQLSGARSLLGTVIMERYPELQSQGRFADLMVQLEGTENSILVARRDYNEAVRNYNTTIRTFPDAIGAKVIHGAEPKVPFEAAAGADVAPEVEFDN
- the mscL gene encoding large conductance mechanosensitive channel protein MscL; translation: MWKDFKAFIAKGNVIDLAVAVIIGGAFALITAALTEDVIMPLVGAIFGGLDFSNYFVLLGDIPEGYEGSTTNYAELKEAGAPVLGYGAFVTTVINFLILGFIIFLMVRWVKSVIEREQAAEPEKPAEPTEVELLKEIRDELKAQRPTTTPPSA
- a CDS encoding DUF5320 domain-containing protein gives rise to the protein MNRIVFAFAVPAALTLASCGVAEDDAEGVIAAEEQEAERTDDPAIDAEAEALERQAEALEEQVEAEEQRAEANAEAM